From a region of the Odontesthes bonariensis isolate fOdoBon6 chromosome 2, fOdoBon6.hap1, whole genome shotgun sequence genome:
- the ppp2r5d gene encoding serine/threonine-protein phosphatase 2A 56 kDa regulatory subunit delta isoform, with protein sequence MPNKTKKEKETNKPAKSSTRNNNNNGGGKDAASENSDESQQQSGSKRPSNSTTPPPTQLNKIKYSGGPQLVKKERRQSSSRFSLTKNRELQKLPALKDAPPIEQEELFVQKLRQCCVLFDFISDPLSDLKYKEVKRAGLNEMVEYITHNSDVVTECIYPEAVFMFSVNLFRTLPPSSNPTGAEFDPEEDEPTLEAAWPHLQLVYEFFLRFLESPDFQPNVAKKYIDQKFVMSLLELFDSEDPRERDFLKTILHRIYGKFLGLRAYIRRQINNIFYRFIYETEHHNGIAELLEILGSIINGFALPLKEEHKMFLIRVLLPLHKVKSLSVYHPQLAYCVVQFLEKDSGLTEPVIVGLLKFWPKTHSPKEVMFLNELEEILDVIEPSEFVKVQEPLFRQLAKCVSSPHFQVAERALYYWNNEYIMSLISDNAAKILPIMFPALYKNSKSHWNKTIHGLIYNALKLFMEMNQKLFDDCTQQYKAEKQKEKFKLKEREEIWLKIEELARLNPQSHKLHPLRPGLRPQEEYMLYGDGNLALYSMETETPTAEDIQLLKKTVESEASQGMKDLKKDKVLMRRKSELPQDVYTIKALEAHKRAEEYLTANQEAL encoded by the exons ATGCCGAACAAAACCAAGAAGGAGAAG GAAACCAACAAACCCGCCAAAAGCAGCACcaggaacaacaacaacaacggcgGCGGGAAGGATGCAGCCTCAGAGAACTCTGACGAG TCGCAGCAGCAGAGCGGCAGCAAGCGACCCAGCAACAGCACCACGCCTCCTCCCACCCAGCTCAACAAGATCAAATACTCCGGGGGTCCTCagctggtgaagaaggagcGCCGCCAGAGCTCGTCCCGCTTCAGCCTGACCAAAAACAGGGAGCTGCAGAAGCTGCCTGCTTTAAAAG ATGCCCCGCCCATTGAGCAAGAGGAGCTGTTCGTGCAGAAACTGCGCCAGTGCTGCGTGCTGTTCGACTTCATCAGCGACCCGCTCAGCGACCTCAAGTACAAGGAGGTGAAGAGGGCGGGGCTTAACGAGATGGTGGAGTACATAACGCACAACAGCGACGTGGTGACGGAGTGCATCTACCCCGAGGCCGTCTTCATG TTTTCAGTGAACCTGTTCCGGACTCTTCCTCCATCCTCTAACCCCACCGGAGCAGAGTTCGACCCCGAAGAGGACGAGCCCACGCTGGAGGCGGCCTGGCCCCACCTGCAG CTGGTGTACGAGTTCTTTCTTCGCTTCCTGGAGTCTCCAGACTTCCAACCAAACGTCGCCAAAAAATACATCGACCAAAAGTTTGTAATGTCG CTGCTGGAGCTGTTTGACAGCGAGGATCCCAGAGAAAGAGACTTCCTCAAGACAATATTGCACCGGATATACGGCAAATTCCTCGGCCTCCGTGCATACATCCGCCGCCAGATCAACAACATCTTCTACAG ATTTATCTACGAGACAGAACATCACAACGGCATCGCTGAGCTGCTGGAGATTCTGGGCAG TATAATCAACGGCTTTGCTCTGCCTCTGAAAGAAGAACACAAGATGTTTCTGATCAGAGTTCTGCTGCCGCTGCATAAAGTCAAGTCTCTGAGTGTTTACCACCCCCAG CTTGCCTACTGTGTGGTTCAGTTTCTGGAGAAGGACAGCGGTCTCACTGAGCCT GTGATCGTGGGTCTGCTGAAGTTCTGGCCCAAGACTCACAGTCCGAAGGAGGTGATGTTCCTGAACGAGCTGGAGGAGATCCTGGACGTCATCGAGCCGTCCGAGTTTGTTAAAGTCCAGGAGCCGCTCTTCAGACAGCTCGCCAAATGTGTGTCCAGCCCACACTTCCAG GTGGCAGAGCGAGCTCTGTATTACTGGAATAACGAGTACATCATGAGTCTGATCAGCGACAACGCCGCTAAGATCCTCCCCATCATGTTCCCCGCCCTCTACAAGAACTCCAAAAGCCACTGGAacaa GACCATCCACGGCCTGATCTACAACGCTCTGAAGCTCTTCATGGAGATGAACCAGAAGCTGTTCGATGACTGCACGCAACAGTACAAGGCCGAGAAACAGAA ggaGAAGTTTAAGCTGAAGGAGCGTGAGGAGATCTGGCTGAAGATCGAGGAGCTGGCCCGGCTGAACCCACAG AGTCACAAGCTCCACCCCCTCCGCCCTGGACTCCGCCCACAGGAAGAG TACATGCTGTACGGTGACGGTAACCTGGCGCTGTACTCGATGGAGACGGAGACTCCGACAGCCGAAGACATCCAGCTGCTGAAGAAGACGGTGGAGAGCGAGGCCTCACAG GGCATGAAGGATCTGAAGAAAGACAAAGTCCTGATGAGAAGGAAATCGGAGCTGCCGCAGGACGTCTACACCATCAAAGCTCTGGAGGCTCACAAGAGAGCCGAGGAGTACCTGACAGCCAATCAGGAGGCTCTCTGA
- the mea1 gene encoding male-enhanced antigen 1, producing MSLWTSAMGPERVLPSSEDELGEEQRPVEGGLLPGGAVWSGGEEGGEMEEEEEEGSGGGGYYYQPLNQEPDGLNGGEQPEEEEEDGGEAEDGGEAASHTEQVQQVQQRIEVLGLHLPEAPPPDSDEEEDPEGAAAIRSRASIPMDADHVELVKRTMAAVALPSLGVPPWAQEISDDQWKDMVQHTLQSRESAAAALSLPP from the exons atgtCTCTCTGGACCTCAGCGATGGGACCGGAGCGAGTCTTGCCGAGCTCTGAGGACGAGTTGGGGGAGGAGCAGCGTCCGGTGGAGGGGGGGCTGCTGCCGGGGGGGGCGGTGTGGAGCGGGGGTGAGGAGGGgggggagatggaggaggaggaggaggaggggagcgGCGGCGGCGGGTACTACTACCAGCCTCTGAACCAGGAGCCGGACGGCCTGAACGGGGGGGAGCagccggaggaggaggaggaggacggggGGGAGGCGGAGGACGGGGGGGAGGCGGCCTCCCACACCGAGCAGgtgcagcaggttcagcagaggATAGAG GTGTTGGGCCTCCACCTGCCAGAAGCTCCGCCTCCAGACAGCGACGAGGAGGAGGACCCCGAGGGGGCGGCGGCCATCAGGAGCCGGGCCTCCATCCCCATGGACGCAG ACCACGTGGAGCTGGTGAAGAGGACGATGGCGGCCGTGGCGCTGCCGTCTCTCGGCGTGCCGCCATGGGCCCAGGAGATCTCTGATGACCAGTGGAAGGACATGGTCCAGCACACGCTGCAGAGCCGGGAGAGCGCCGCCGCCGCCCTGAGCCTGCCGCCATAA